In a genomic window of Aestuariirhabdus haliotis:
- the glmU gene encoding bifunctional UDP-N-acetylglucosamine diphosphorylase/glucosamine-1-phosphate N-acetyltransferase GlmU → MRVDIVILAAGQGSRMKSSLPKVLHRIAGKPMVQHVIERAQECADHFGGGNIHVVVGHGGEQVKSALQELPVSWVDQLEQKGTGHAVAQALPNIKGADRVLVLYGDVPLTLATTLIELVGALDAAPLSLLTVTLDDPTGYGRIIRSDNGDVTSIVEHKDASEVELKVAEVNTGILASTGENLGRWLPALDSNNAQGEFYLTDIVAMAVKEGGRVAPCNAEVEQEVQGVNNRMQLASLERWYQRQQADRLMAEGATLMDPSRIDVRGTLSIGNDVLIDVNTVFTGKVEIGEGASIGPNCVISDSTIGEGSVIKANTVLEQAIVGNDCEVGPYARLRPGTELEEKAKIGNFVETKKTKVGEGSKINHLSYVGDAELGTGVNVGAGTITCNYDGVNKFKTEIKDGAFIGSNTSLVAPVSIGENATTGAGSTVTKSVADGELAVARGRQKNISGWQRPVKTD, encoded by the coding sequence ATGCGCGTTGATATTGTAATTTTGGCCGCTGGCCAGGGCAGCCGAATGAAGTCCTCTTTACCCAAGGTGTTACACCGTATTGCCGGTAAGCCGATGGTGCAACATGTGATCGAGCGGGCCCAGGAATGCGCCGACCACTTTGGTGGTGGCAATATTCATGTTGTTGTTGGTCATGGCGGTGAACAGGTGAAATCAGCGTTACAAGAGTTACCGGTTTCCTGGGTAGATCAGCTCGAACAAAAAGGAACCGGGCATGCCGTTGCCCAGGCCTTACCCAATATCAAAGGCGCGGATCGGGTGTTGGTACTTTATGGCGATGTTCCCCTGACCTTGGCGACTACCCTGATAGAATTGGTCGGCGCATTGGATGCAGCGCCACTGTCTCTGCTGACGGTAACCCTCGATGACCCAACAGGATATGGCCGCATTATTCGCAGCGATAACGGTGATGTTACATCGATCGTCGAGCATAAAGATGCCAGCGAAGTTGAGCTTAAAGTAGCGGAAGTCAATACTGGCATTCTGGCCAGCACCGGTGAAAATCTAGGACGATGGCTACCTGCTCTGGATTCTAATAATGCACAGGGCGAGTTTTACCTGACCGATATCGTAGCAATGGCCGTTAAAGAAGGTGGCCGTGTGGCTCCTTGCAATGCTGAAGTCGAGCAAGAGGTGCAGGGCGTGAACAACCGCATGCAATTGGCGTCACTGGAGCGCTGGTATCAAAGGCAACAAGCCGATCGTTTGATGGCTGAAGGTGCGACCTTAATGGATCCATCCAGAATCGATGTTCGAGGAACCTTAAGCATAGGTAATGATGTTCTGATCGATGTGAACACAGTATTTACGGGCAAGGTAGAGATTGGTGAAGGTGCCAGTATTGGACCTAATTGTGTAATCAGCGATTCCACAATTGGTGAGGGATCGGTTATTAAAGCCAATACTGTTTTGGAGCAGGCAATAGTTGGTAATGATTGTGAGGTAGGCCCTTATGCACGGTTACGTCCAGGAACAGAGCTTGAAGAAAAAGCCAAAATCGGTAATTTTGTAGAAACAAAAAAAACCAAGGTGGGCGAAGGTAGTAAAATTAATCACCTGAGCTATGTCGGGGATGCGGAGCTGGGCACCGGGGTCAATGTTGGCGCGGGAACCATTACCTGTAACTATGATGGCGTCAACAAATTCAAAACAGAGATCAAAGATGGTGCGTTTATTGGCTCGAACACCTCTTTGGTAGCTCCAGTGAGCATTGGCGAAAATGCGACAACAGGTGCAGGGTCCACCGTTACAAAATCGGTTGCGGATGGTGAGTTGGCCGTTGCCCGCGGTCGTCAAAAAAATATCAGTGGTTGGCAGAGACCTGTAAAAACAGATTAA
- a CDS encoding F0F1 ATP synthase subunit epsilon: MAITVHCDIVSAEKAIFSGLVETVIAYGSEGELGVKPGHAPLITGLKPGPIRITKQNGEEEIYYISGGFLEVQPNNVKVLADTALRADDMSEAAAEQAKKDAEDALANQSSELDYSRAAAQLAEASAQLRTLRQIRDKVSK, from the coding sequence ATGGCAATCACAGTTCATTGTGACATCGTCAGCGCTGAAAAGGCGATCTTCTCCGGACTGGTAGAGACGGTCATTGCCTACGGTAGCGAAGGCGAACTGGGTGTTAAGCCTGGCCACGCGCCCCTGATCACTGGCTTGAAGCCCGGCCCTATTCGCATTACCAAGCAGAATGGGGAAGAGGAGATTTACTACATCTCTGGTGGTTTTCTGGAAGTACAGCCTAACAATGTCAAGGTGCTGGCTGACACGGCTCTGCGCGCTGACGACATGAGTGAAGCGGCTGCCGAACAAGCCAAAAAGGATGCCGAAGACGCATTGGCTAATCAGAGCTCCGAGCTGGATTATTCCCGTGCGGCGGCACAGCTGGCGGAAGCCAGTGCGCAGCTGAGAACCCTCAGACAGATCCGTGATAAAGTAAGTAAATAG
- the atpD gene encoding F0F1 ATP synthase subunit beta yields MSSGRIVQIIGAVIDVEFPRDSVPKVFDALSVEGKETTLEVQQQLGDGIVRSIAMGSTEGLSRGLNVANTKEPIKVPVGIETLGRIMDVLGNPIDERGEIGEKDRASIHREAPTYAEQSASSDLLETGIKVIDLVCPFAKGGKVGLFGGAGVGKTVNMMELINNIALKHSGLSVFAGVGERTREGNDFYHEMQEAGVVNLEKPEESKVAMVYGQMNEPPGNRLRVALTGLTMAEKFRDEGKDVLLFVDNIYRYTLAGTEVSALLGRMPSAVGYQPTLAEEMGRLQERITSTKTGSITSIQAVYVPADDLTDPSPATTFSHLDATVVLSRDIAAKGIYPAIDPLDSTSRQLDPLVIGQEHYDVARGVQGTLQRYKELKDIIAILGMDELSEEDKLTVARARKIERFLSQPFFVAEVFTGSPGKYVSLKDTIAGFKGLLAGDYDDLPEQAFYMVGSIDEAIEKAKKV; encoded by the coding sequence ATGAGTAGCGGACGTATTGTACAGATCATCGGTGCCGTGATCGACGTGGAATTCCCTCGCGACAGTGTACCCAAGGTATTTGATGCCTTGAGTGTCGAAGGGAAAGAAACGACCCTGGAAGTTCAGCAGCAGCTGGGCGATGGCATCGTGCGTTCAATTGCCATGGGCTCGACCGAAGGTCTGAGCCGCGGTTTGAATGTTGCCAACACCAAAGAGCCTATCAAGGTACCGGTTGGTATCGAGACTTTGGGTCGCATCATGGACGTGTTGGGTAACCCTATTGACGAGCGTGGCGAGATCGGTGAAAAAGACCGTGCTTCCATTCACCGCGAAGCTCCGACCTATGCCGAGCAATCAGCATCTTCGGATCTGCTGGAAACCGGTATCAAGGTAATCGATCTGGTTTGCCCTTTCGCCAAGGGTGGTAAGGTTGGTCTGTTTGGTGGTGCCGGTGTTGGTAAGACCGTCAACATGATGGAGCTGATCAACAACATCGCCCTGAAACACTCCGGTTTGTCAGTTTTCGCCGGTGTTGGTGAGCGTACTCGTGAGGGTAACGACTTCTACCACGAGATGCAGGAAGCGGGTGTTGTAAACCTGGAAAAACCTGAAGAGTCCAAGGTTGCGATGGTTTACGGCCAGATGAATGAGCCTCCAGGAAACCGTCTGCGTGTTGCCCTGACCGGTTTGACCATGGCAGAAAAATTCCGTGACGAAGGTAAAGACGTCCTCCTGTTCGTCGACAACATCTATCGCTACACCCTGGCGGGTACCGAAGTATCAGCTCTGTTGGGTCGTATGCCTTCTGCGGTAGGTTATCAGCCTACACTGGCAGAAGAGATGGGGCGCCTGCAGGAGCGTATTACCTCCACCAAAACCGGTTCTATCACCTCTATTCAGGCGGTATACGTACCGGCGGATGACTTGACCGACCCGTCTCCAGCGACCACTTTCTCCCACCTTGATGCGACCGTAGTACTGAGTCGTGATATCGCCGCTAAGGGTATCTACCCTGCGATCGATCCTCTCGATTCTACTTCACGTCAGCTGGATCCTCTGGTTATCGGACAGGAGCACTATGATGTGGCTCGTGGCGTTCAGGGAACTCTGCAGCGTTACAAGGAACTGAAAGATATCATCGCGATTTTGGGTATGGACGAACTGTCTGAAGAAGACAAACTGACCGTAGCCCGTGCGCGTAAGATTGAGCGTTTCCTTTCCCAGCCGTTCTTCGTGGCCGAGGTATTTACCGGATCTCCAGGTAAGTACGTTTCTCTGAAAGACACCATCGCTGGCTTTAAAGGCTTGTTGGCGGGTGACTACGATGATCTGCCTGAGCAGGCGTTCTACATGGTAGGCTCTATCGACGAGGCTATCGAGAAAGCCAAGAAGGTATAA
- the atpG gene encoding F0F1 ATP synthase subunit gamma, with protein MAVGKEIRTQIGSIKNTQKITSAMEMVAASKMRKAQNRMEASRPYAKRIREVVGHVANSSPEYQHAYMDERDVKRVGYIIVSTDRGLCGGLNINMFKHAIKSMQSWSEQKVDVDICVVGKKAGAFFRHFGGNVVAAISDLGDQPNIADLIGAVKVMLDAYDEGKIDRLFLVYNDFVNTMTQRPVDEQLLPLPAAEDESLKHHWDYIYEPDAKELLDGLLVRYIESQVYQAVVENGACEQAARMVAMKSATDNAGELIDELQLVYNKARQAAITQEISEIVSGAAAV; from the coding sequence ATGGCAGTCGGAAAAGAGATACGTACACAGATTGGTAGCATCAAAAATACGCAGAAGATTACCAGTGCCATGGAAATGGTGGCTGCGAGTAAAATGCGTAAAGCTCAAAATCGTATGGAAGCCAGCCGCCCTTACGCCAAGCGTATTCGTGAAGTGGTTGGTCATGTTGCAAACTCATCACCTGAGTACCAGCATGCCTACATGGATGAGCGCGATGTGAAACGCGTTGGATACATTATCGTATCAACCGATCGTGGCTTGTGCGGCGGCTTGAACATCAATATGTTCAAGCATGCGATCAAGTCGATGCAATCCTGGTCTGAACAGAAAGTAGACGTAGATATCTGCGTCGTGGGTAAAAAAGCTGGGGCGTTTTTCCGCCACTTTGGTGGCAATGTTGTAGCTGCGATCAGCGATCTGGGTGATCAACCCAATATTGCAGATTTGATTGGTGCGGTTAAGGTGATGCTGGATGCCTACGATGAAGGCAAGATTGATCGCCTGTTCCTGGTGTACAACGATTTTGTTAACACCATGACCCAACGCCCGGTTGATGAGCAGTTGCTACCTTTACCCGCAGCTGAAGATGAATCGTTGAAGCACCATTGGGATTACATTTATGAGCCCGATGCAAAAGAACTGCTGGATGGTTTGCTGGTTCGCTATATCGAATCACAGGTGTATCAGGCAGTTGTTGAAAACGGTGCTTGTGAGCAAGCTGCGCGAATGGTGGCAATGAAGAGTGCAACCGATAACGCGGGCGAGCTGATTGATGAACTGCAGTTGGTTTACAACAAAGCTCGTCAGGCTGCGATTACCCAAGAAATTTCAGAGATAGTAAGTGGCGCGGCTGCCGTTTAA